Proteins from one Oncorhynchus gorbuscha isolate QuinsamMale2020 ecotype Even-year linkage group LG18, OgorEven_v1.0, whole genome shotgun sequence genomic window:
- the LOC124002788 gene encoding zinc finger protein 239-like, whose translation MSSSRNNGDNPNGRSLSGRALSSGKAPGLKVIQRPYSCDVCEKSFPHLGDLKRHQRIHTGEKPYGCDQCGKSFRQPGQLTKHKLTHTGEKSYRCDQCGKSFARADTRTEHKRTHTGRKSYVCDQCGKGFTTLGALTIHQRIHTGEKPYVCAVCEKSFRQSGQLTIHKRTHTGEKPYNCDQCEKSFAEAGSLTEHRRTHTGEKPYVCDQCGKSFTTLGTLTIHQRIHTGEKPFVCALCGKSFRQTVQLTRHKRTHAGEKSYRSFDQ comes from the exons ATGTCATCAAGTAGGAACAATG GGGACAACCCTAATGGTCGCTCGCTCAGTGGGAGAGCCTTATCATCTGGGAAGGCTCCAGGGTTGAAAGTGATCCAGCGACCTTACAGCTGTGATGTATGTGAGAAAAGTTTCCCACATTTAGGAGACTTAAAAagacaccagagaatacacacaggagagaaaccatatggctgtgatcaatgtgggaagagttttcgTCAGCCAGGGCAACTGACGAAACACAAGctaacacacactggagagaaatcttatcgctgtgatcaatgtgggaagagttttgctcGAGCTGATACCAGGACTGAACACAAGCGAACACACACAGGAAGGAAATCTTATgtctgtgatcaatgtgggaagggTTTCACTACCTTAGGAGCACTGACtatacaccagagaatacacacaggagagaaaccatatgTCTGCGCTGTATGTGAAAAGAGTTTTCGTCAGTCAGGACAACTGACTATACACAAGCGAACACACACGGGAGAGAAACCATATAACTGTGATCAATGTGAGAAGAGTTTTGCCGAAGCTGGTTCCCTGACTGAACACAGACGGACgcatacaggagagaaaccatatgtctgtgatcaatgtgggaagagtttcactaCCTTAGGAACACTGACTATACACCAGagaattcacacaggagagaaaccttttgtTTGTGCTCTATGTGGAAAGAGTTTCCGTCAAACGGTACAACTGACAAGGCACAAGAGAACACACGCGGGAGAGAAATCTTACAGAAGCTTTGATCAATGA
- the LOC124002754 gene encoding zinc finger protein 391-like → MSGEKETLLEEIEQSLHPLTEDNLRHLCERCGIDGSQVKGKKRRSLRRKIMEEMWENADSVKSEEQGISWLLRLKDDIRKIHEKSTVAPMSPSQSDDDATTCSEEWDKDWFPSNGLEAESSPERHTPESSSQSDDEDDAITCSEEWDKDWFPSNGLEAESSPERHTPESPSQSDDDETGDNPNGRSLSGRVLSSGKAPGLKVIQRPYSCDVCEKSFPHLGDLKRHQKIHTGEKPYGCDQCGKSFARTDYLAEHKLTHTGEKPHSCDQCGKGFTRPNCLAAHKLTHTGEKSYLCSDCGKSFYTPAKLKEHEQSHTGENPYRCGLCEKIFACSGSLTKHKRIHTGEKRYSCDQCGESCRDATALNEHMRTHTGEKPFRCHVCGMSFSRRNTLKGHMRRHTGEKPYSCD, encoded by the exons ATGAGTGGAGAGAAGGAAACATTGCTGGAAGAAATCGAACAGAGTTTACACCCTCTAACGGAGGATAATTTACGACACCTGTGTGAACGTTGTGGAATAGATGGCTCTCAAGTTAAAGGAAAGAAGCGTCGCTCGTTGCGACGTAAAATCATGGAGGAAATGTGGGAAAATGCAGATTCAGTCAAATCGGAGGAGCAGGGAATATCTTGGTTACTCCGACTGAAAGATGACATCAGAAAGATACATGAAAAATCTACTGTGGCACCCATGAGTCCCAGCCAGTCTGATGATGATGCTACAACCTGCAGTGAGGAATGGGACAAGGATTGGTTTCCTAGCAACGGGCTGGAGGCGGAGTCATCTCCAGAGAGGCATACCCCAGAGAGTTCCAGCCAGTCTGATGATGAGGACGATGCTATAACCTGCAGTGAGGAATGGGACAAGGATTGGTTTCCTAGCAACGGGCTGGAGGCGGAGTCATCTCCAGAGAGGCATACCCCAGAGAGTCCCAGCCAGTCTGATGATGACGAAACGG GGGACAACCCTAACGGTCGCTCGCTCAGTGGGAGAGTCTTATCATCTGGGAAGGCTCCAGGGTTGAAAGTGATCCAGCGACCTTATAGCTGTGATGTATGTGAGAAGAGTTTCCCTCATTTAGGAGATCTAAAGAGACACcagaaaatacacacaggagagaaaccatatggctgtgatcaatgtgggaagagttttgctcGAACTGATTACCTGGCTGAACACAAGttaacacacactggagagaagcctcaTAGTTGTGATCAATGTGGAAAGGGCTTCACTCGGCCTAACTGCTTGGCTGCACACAAGCTAACGCACACAGGAGAGAAGTCCTACCTCTGCTCAGACTGTGGGAAGAGCTTCTATACACCAGCAAAGTTGAAAGAGCACGAGCaatcacacacaggagagaaccCTTACAGGTGTGGTCTGTGTGAGAAGATCTTTGCTTGTTCAGGTTCCCTGACAAAACACAAGcgtattcacacaggagagaaacgttacagctgtgatcaatgtggggaGAGCTGCAGAGATGCCACGGCCCTGAATGAacacatgcgtacacacacaggagagaaaccttttcgCTGCCATGTCTGTGGAATGAGTTTTTCTCGACGAAACACCCTGAAAGGACACATGCGCAGACACACCGGTGAGAAGCCTTACAGCTGTGACTAG